One segment of Clostridium botulinum DNA contains the following:
- a CDS encoding aspartate kinase has translation MNTIITKFGGSSLADAVQFRKVKNIITANKSRKYIVPSAPGKRTSKDSKITDLLYLCHAHINAGISLDDVFNHVKKRYIGIVTDLELDLNIQSHLDIIKKDLEEGASSDYAASRGEYLNAIILSKYLGFEFVDAKDVIKFNTDGCLNYNETLTLLKEKLSSIDKAVIPGFYGSDSNGNIITFSRGGSDVTGALVTASLNADLYENWTDVSGFLMADPRIISNPKPISTITYTELRELSYMGASVLHEEAIFPVRQAGIPINIKNTNKPEDKGTFIVEDTLSDDSQIITGIAGKKDFTVISIAKALMNSELGFCRKILSILEQHNVSFENMPSGIDTVCLVISDSQLKNKTALIVEEIKRTCNPDTIDVHPNMALIATVGKGMAKQKGVASKVFTALSEANVNIRMIDQGSSEINILVGIENDNFEKAITAIYNAFN, from the coding sequence ATGAATACTATTATAACAAAATTTGGCGGGAGTTCATTAGCTGATGCTGTACAATTTAGAAAAGTAAAAAATATAATTACAGCAAATAAATCTAGAAAATATATTGTACCATCAGCACCTGGAAAAAGAACTTCTAAAGATTCTAAAATTACAGATTTATTATATCTTTGTCATGCTCATATAAATGCAGGTATATCTTTAGATGATGTATTTAATCATGTTAAAAAAAGATATATTGGAATAGTAACTGATTTAGAATTAGATCTCAACATACAATCTCATTTAGATATTATAAAAAAAGATTTAGAAGAAGGTGCTTCTAGTGATTATGCTGCTAGTAGAGGTGAATATTTAAATGCTATAATCCTTAGCAAATATTTGGGGTTTGAATTTGTTGATGCTAAGGATGTAATTAAATTTAATACTGATGGATGTTTAAATTATAATGAAACACTGACACTATTAAAAGAAAAACTTTCTTCAATTGACAAAGCTGTCATTCCAGGATTTTATGGTTCTGATAGCAATGGAAATATTATTACTTTTTCAAGAGGTGGATCAGATGTTACTGGTGCTTTAGTTACTGCAAGTTTAAATGCTGATCTTTATGAAAATTGGACAGATGTTTCTGGTTTTTTAATGGCTGATCCTAGAATAATTTCTAATCCAAAACCTATAAGTACAATAACTTATACTGAGCTTAGAGAACTTTCTTATATGGGCGCTTCAGTTTTACATGAAGAAGCTATTTTTCCTGTAAGACAAGCTGGTATTCCTATTAATATAAAAAATACTAATAAACCAGAGGATAAAGGAACTTTCATAGTAGAAGATACCTTAAGTGATGATTCACAAATTATAACTGGGATAGCAGGAAAAAAAGATTTTACTGTGATTTCAATTGCAAAAGCTTTAATGAATTCTGAATTAGGCTTTTGTAGAAAAATTTTATCAATACTTGAACAGCACAATGTTTCATTTGAAAATATGCCTTCTGGAATAGATACTGTATGTTTAGTAATTTCAGATTCTCAATTAAAAAATAAAACTGCTTTAATTGTAGAAGAAATTAAAAGGACTTGTAATCCTGATACAATAGATGTTCATCCTAACATGGCATTAATAGCTACCGTTGGGAAAGGTATGGCTAAGCAAAAAGGAGTGGCATCAAAAGTATTTACAGCATTGTCAGAAGCTAATGTAAATATAAGAATGATTGATCAAGGATCTAGCGAAATCAACATATTAGTCGGTATAGAAAATGATAATTTTGAAAAAGCCATAACTGCAATTTATAATGCTTTTAATTAA
- a CDS encoding NAD(P)/FAD-dependent oxidoreductase — MYDVAIIGAGVIGASIFRELTKYNLKVAVLEKEKDVSMGTTKANSAIVHAGFDPKIGTLMAKYNVKGNEMYEDLCKELDVPFKRNGSLVVAHSEEEMQTVKDLCKNGTEIGVRDLRVIDKEELLKMEPNLTDEVHGALYAPTGGIVGPFEFTIALCENGVTNGGEIKLKKEVSSIKKENGIFTIETTDGEKVEAKYIVNAAGLFADKVHNMICKETFSITPRTGEYYVMDKSQGKIVSHTIFPCPSKMGKGILVSPTIHGNLIIGPDAIDIEDKTDLGTNGEGLDAIRESAMHTTTKINFRESIRNFAGLRATPSTGDFIVEENAEVKGFVDAAGMKSPGLTSAPAVAEAVVEILGNAGLELTKKDNFIAKRHQIHFTELSAEEKAEMIKKNPQYGRMICRCESITEGEIVDSIKRSFGTLSLDGVKRRCRPGMGRCQGGFCGPRVQEIIARECGVKLEEVVQEKDGSYILTGKTK; from the coding sequence ATGTATGATGTAGCAATAATTGGAGCTGGTGTCATTGGAGCTTCTATATTTAGAGAATTAACTAAATATAACTTAAAAGTAGCTGTTTTAGAGAAAGAAAAGGACGTATCAATGGGTACTACAAAAGCTAACTCAGCAATAGTACATGCTGGATTTGATCCAAAGATAGGTACTTTAATGGCTAAGTACAACGTAAAAGGAAATGAAATGTATGAAGATCTTTGTAAAGAGTTAGACGTTCCATTTAAAAGAAATGGTTCATTAGTTGTAGCTCATTCAGAAGAAGAAATGCAAACAGTAAAAGATCTTTGTAAAAATGGTACTGAAATAGGTGTTAGAGACCTAAGAGTTATAGATAAAGAAGAATTGTTAAAAATGGAACCAAATCTTACAGATGAAGTTCATGGAGCTTTATATGCACCAACTGGTGGAATAGTAGGACCATTTGAATTTACAATTGCATTATGTGAAAACGGTGTAACTAATGGTGGAGAAATTAAACTTAAAAAAGAAGTTTCTTCAATCAAAAAAGAAAATGGAATCTTTACAATAGAGACTACTGATGGAGAAAAGGTAGAAGCTAAATATATAGTAAATGCTGCTGGTCTTTTCGCAGATAAAGTACACAATATGATTTGTAAAGAAACATTTAGTATTACTCCAAGAACTGGTGAATATTATGTAATGGATAAATCTCAAGGTAAAATAGTATCTCATACAATATTCCCTTGTCCTTCTAAAATGGGTAAAGGTATATTAGTTAGTCCAACAATACATGGTAATCTTATCATAGGACCAGATGCTATAGATATTGAAGATAAAACAGATTTAGGAACAAATGGCGAAGGATTAGACGCTATCAGAGAATCTGCTATGCATACTACTACAAAGATTAATTTCAGAGAAAGTATAAGAAACTTTGCTGGATTAAGAGCAACACCAAGTACAGGAGACTTCATAGTTGAAGAAAATGCTGAAGTTAAAGGATTCGTTGATGCTGCTGGTATGAAATCACCAGGATTAACTTCTGCACCAGCTGTAGCTGAAGCAGTAGTTGAAATTTTAGGAAACGCAGGTCTTGAATTAACTAAGAAAGATAACTTCATAGCTAAGAGACATCAAATTCACTTTACAGAATTATCAGCTGAAGAAAAAGCTGAAATGATTAAGAAAAACCCACAATACGGTAGAATGATCTGCAGATGTGAAAGCATTACTGAAGGTGAAATCGTTGATTCTATAAAGAGATCATTTGGAACACTTTCTCTAGATGGTGTTAAGAGAAGATGTAGACCAGGAATGGGAAGATGCCAAGGTGGATTCTGTGGACCAAGAGTTCAAGAAATAATAGCAAGAGAATGTGGCGTTAAATTAGAAGAAGTAGTACAAGAAAAAGACGGTTCTTACATTTTAACAGGAAAAACTAAGTAG
- a CDS encoding ANTAR domain-containing response regulator, whose protein sequence is MVEFRGKIIIALSNMETNKKLKNILMQENYEILALCTSGNELIRNVIKYSPDLVLVGYKFKDMNLLDVYEKLYEFTSFLALVNEPYRSFIEDGSDIYCIGTKISDVILKNSIDLIFQGKKRIIKLQQQVENLERTLESRKKIEKAKWKIMSDRKMIENDAFRYIQRLSMNLGKTMIDIATLILDDKL, encoded by the coding sequence ATGGTGGAATTTCGAGGCAAGATAATAATAGCATTAAGTAATATGGAAACTAATAAAAAGCTAAAAAATATTTTAATGCAAGAAAATTACGAAATTTTAGCTTTATGTACATCAGGAAATGAACTAATTAGAAATGTTATAAAATATTCACCGGATTTGGTTTTAGTAGGATATAAATTTAAGGATATGAACTTATTAGATGTTTATGAAAAATTATATGAATTTACAAGTTTTTTAGCATTAGTTAATGAGCCATATCGTTCTTTTATTGAAGACGGCAGTGATATATATTGTATTGGAACTAAAATTTCTGATGTGATTTTAAAAAATTCTATTGATCTTATATTCCAAGGAAAAAAGAGAATAATAAAATTACAACAACAAGTGGAAAATTTAGAACGTACATTAGAAAGTAGGAAAAAAATCGAAAAAGCTAAATGGAAAATTATGAGTGATAGAAAAATGATTGAGAATGATGCATTTAGATATATCCAAAGATTGAGCATGAATTTAGGCAAAACAATGATTGACATTGCCACGTTAATATTAGATGATAAATTATAA
- the glnA gene encoding type I glutamate--ammonia ligase, with protein MKKYSKEDIMNLVKENGVRFIRLQFTDVFGALKNIAITDKQLEKALNNECMFDGSSIDGFARIEESDMNLRPNLDSFVIFPWRPQQGKVARLICDVYKPDGTPFEGDPRYILKKAIKEASDLGYEMNVGPECEFFLFETDEHGNPTTKTQDSAGYFDLAPTDLGENARRDMTLALEDMDFEIEASHHEVAEGQNEIDFKYGDALSTADNIMTFKLVVKSIAQRHGLYASFMPKPVFGINGSGMHVNMSLYKEGKNAFVCENDINGLSKIAYNFIAGLLKNIKGLAAVTNPLVNSYKRLVPGYEAPVYLAWSCKNRTALIRVPAARGTGTRIELRCPDPSSNPYLVLACLLQAGLDGIKNNLEPPTEIEANIFSMNDEERKEVGIDSLPNNLYEAVKFMRESELAKNVLGEHAFKKYVDTKYAEWDEYRTKVHHWEIENYLKKY; from the coding sequence ATGAAGAAATATTCAAAGGAAGATATCATGAATCTAGTAAAAGAAAATGGTGTAAGATTTATAAGATTACAGTTTACTGATGTTTTCGGAGCACTAAAAAATATAGCAATAACAGATAAGCAATTAGAAAAAGCTTTAAATAATGAATGCATGTTTGATGGATCATCAATTGATGGATTTGCTAGAATTGAAGAATCGGACATGAACTTAAGGCCAAATTTAGATAGTTTTGTAATCTTTCCATGGAGACCACAACAAGGTAAAGTGGCAAGATTAATATGTGATGTATATAAACCAGATGGAACACCGTTTGAAGGAGATCCTAGATATATATTAAAGAAAGCAATAAAAGAAGCAAGTGATCTTGGGTATGAAATGAATGTTGGACCAGAGTGTGAATTTTTCTTATTTGAAACTGATGAACATGGGAATCCAACTACTAAAACACAAGATAGTGCAGGATATTTTGATTTAGCACCTACAGACTTAGGTGAAAATGCTAGGCGAGATATGACTTTAGCGTTAGAGGATATGGATTTTGAAATAGAAGCTTCTCATCATGAAGTTGCAGAAGGACAAAATGAAATAGATTTTAAATATGGGGATGCTTTAAGTACTGCAGATAATATAATGACTTTTAAATTAGTGGTTAAGTCAATAGCTCAAAGACATGGATTATATGCATCTTTCATGCCAAAACCTGTATTTGGAATTAATGGTTCAGGAATGCACGTTAATATGTCATTATATAAGGAGGGAAAAAATGCTTTTGTTTGTGAAAATGATATAAATGGATTAAGCAAAATAGCTTATAATTTTATTGCAGGATTATTAAAAAATATAAAAGGACTTGCAGCTGTAACAAATCCTTTGGTTAATTCATATAAGAGATTAGTACCAGGATATGAGGCTCCAGTTTATTTGGCTTGGTCATGCAAAAATAGAACGGCATTAATAAGAGTTCCAGCAGCTAGGGGAACAGGAACTAGAATAGAATTAAGATGTCCAGATCCAAGTTCAAATCCGTATTTAGTATTAGCATGTCTTTTGCAAGCGGGATTAGATGGAATTAAAAATAATTTAGAACCACCAACAGAAATAGAAGCAAATATTTTTTCTATGAATGATGAAGAAAGAAAAGAAGTAGGAATAGATAGTTTACCAAACAATTTGTATGAGGCAGTTAAGTTTATGCGTGAAAGTGAACTTGCGAAGAATGTTTTAGGAGAACATGCATTTAAAAAGTATGTGGATACTAAATATGCAGAATGGGATGAGTATAGAACTAAAGTTCATCATTGGGAAATAGAAAATTATCTTAAAAAATATTAG
- a CDS encoding DUF1667 domain-containing protein — translation MIKELICISCPMGCHLKVDAENNTVTGNTCKRGAEYGINEVTHPVRVITSTVKVKGGQLPVIPVKTNGAIPKGLNFKCMEVLAGVELQAPVKIGDVIVKDVLGTGVDIVAARNMKAI, via the coding sequence ATGATAAAAGAATTAATTTGTATAAGCTGCCCAATGGGTTGTCATTTAAAAGTAGATGCAGAAAACAATACTGTAACAGGTAACACTTGTAAAAGAGGTGCAGAATACGGTATAAACGAAGTTACTCACCCAGTTAGAGTAATAACTTCAACTGTTAAAGTAAAGGGAGGCCAACTTCCAGTTATACCTGTAAAGACTAACGGAGCAATTCCAAAGGGTCTTAACTTCAAATGTATGGAAGTTTTAGCTGGAGTAGAATTACAAGCACCAGTTAAAATTGGAGATGTTATAGTTAAAGATGTATTAGGAACAGGCGTTGATATTGTAGCTGCTAGAAATATGAAAGCAATCTAA
- the gltB gene encoding glutamate synthase large subunit, whose translation MDKFTPKKQGLYDPCFEHDACGIGTIVNIDGEKSHDILSDCLTILEKLKHRGGTGADENTGDGAGVLLNIPHKFFIEELKSKGIVLGNEGDYAVGMIFLPQEDKARKEVEGLIEDICKEEGLEVLGWREVPSNPSILGKASLEAMPVIKQIFVKRTGVKKGTAFERKLYIIRRNIEKRASWISKFLNEVFYIASFSSKTIVYKGMLLSTQLREFYKDLEDERVETSLALVHSRYSTNTFPSWERAHPNRFMIHNGEINTLRGNVNKVYSRETNVKSRALGKDLIRVLPIINKEGSDSAILDNNLEFLHMNGMDLTRAVMMAIPEPWQKSKTMSKEKKAFYEYNATLMEPWDGPAAIVFTDGEKVGAVLDRNGLRPSRYYITKDRRLILSSEVGALDIPSEIIEKKDRLRPGRMLIVDTIRKEIIDDEELKHTYATEHPYEEWLEEKLVTLDKINNGKTLKIEYDKDTRKRLEKTFGYTYEEVKTTILPMAENGAEPLAAMGIDVPIAPLSKEAQPLFNYFKQLFAQVTNPPIDAIREEIVTASNIYLGPEGNILEDKSSNCELLKLESPIITNEELSKIKALNKGDLKTKVIDIVFDKGSSLEDAIDEMFDKAQEAYEKGYTLLVLSDRNVCATKVPIPSLLAVSALHQYLVKKGTRTSVGLILESGEPREIHHFATLIGFGASAVNPYMAYESLRSLIEDGLLEVEYDKAVYNYNKAVVKGIIKILSKMGISTIQSYQGAQIFEAVGIGKKVIDRYFTNTVSRLGGIGLEEIQKEAEINHEKAFKDRTYVADFQLDSPGYEKLRSGEEKEEHLYNPNTIHKLQKATKTGDYELFKEYASLINDEDAELTLRGLLEFNYNSSEIPLEEVEPISEIVKRFKTGAMSYGSISKEAHEALAIAMNRVGGKSNTGEGGEDRDRWITDENGDSRRSSIKQIASGRFGVTSEYLVNADELQIKLAQGAKPGEGGQLPATKVYPWVAKTRHSTTGVGLISPPPHHDIYSIEDLAQLIYDLKNANMDARISVKLVSECGVGTVAAGVAKGGADVILISGYDGGTGASPKNSIKNAGLPWELGLAEAHQTLLLNELRDRVTVEVDGKLMTGRDVAIAALLGAEEFGFATAPLVSLGCVMMRVCNLDTCPVGIATQNEELRKRFKGKPEYVVNFMYFIAQELREIMAKLGFRKIDEMIGRVDRLKQKENINGWKAKNIDLSSILYTPDKFKGKVIKFDKANKSDHKLNEVIDETIFVKKCKEAINGNENIRFEVDITNTDRTLGTILGSEVTKVNGDKGLPEDSIVIKCNGGAGQSFGSFIPNGLTLEVEGDANDYFGKGLSGGKLIVYPPKKATFIAEENILIGNVALYGATSGKVFINGIAGERFCVRNSGATAVVEGVGAHGCEYMTGGKVVVLGKTGINFAAGMSGGVAYLYKEDENFKININEEMILLEELSLEDEEELKALLEEHAEATGSSKGNKILSNFENEKSNFIKVIPKDYKKVLKTVEKYKNLGFKEEEALIKTFQEIKGR comes from the coding sequence ATGGATAAATTTACTCCAAAAAAACAAGGATTATATGATCCGTGTTTTGAACATGATGCTTGTGGCATTGGTACAATTGTAAATATTGATGGTGAGAAATCTCATGATATTTTATCGGATTGTCTAACAATATTAGAAAAATTAAAACATAGAGGTGGAACTGGAGCTGATGAAAACACTGGTGATGGTGCAGGTGTTTTATTAAATATACCACATAAATTTTTTATAGAGGAATTAAAATCAAAAGGTATTGTCTTAGGTAATGAAGGTGACTATGCTGTTGGTATGATTTTTTTACCTCAAGAAGATAAAGCAAGAAAAGAAGTAGAGGGCCTTATTGAAGATATATGTAAAGAAGAAGGGCTAGAAGTATTAGGTTGGAGGGAAGTTCCAAGTAATCCTTCAATTTTAGGAAAAGCTTCATTGGAAGCTATGCCTGTAATAAAACAAATTTTTGTAAAGAGAACAGGAGTAAAGAAGGGTACTGCCTTTGAAAGAAAATTATATATTATTAGAAGAAATATAGAAAAGAGAGCTAGCTGGATAAGTAAATTTTTAAATGAAGTTTTTTATATAGCTTCTTTTTCATCAAAAACAATAGTATATAAAGGAATGCTACTTTCTACTCAATTAAGGGAATTTTATAAAGATTTAGAAGATGAGAGAGTAGAAACATCACTTGCATTAGTACATTCTAGATATAGTACTAATACATTCCCCAGTTGGGAAAGAGCTCATCCTAATAGATTTATGATTCATAATGGTGAAATAAATACATTAAGAGGGAATGTAAATAAGGTTTATTCAAGAGAAACTAATGTAAAATCAAGAGCACTTGGAAAAGATTTAATTAGGGTACTTCCTATTATAAATAAAGAAGGATCAGATTCAGCAATTTTAGATAACAATTTAGAATTTTTACATATGAATGGAATGGATCTAACTAGGGCTGTAATGATGGCAATTCCAGAACCATGGCAAAAAAGTAAAACTATGAGCAAAGAGAAAAAAGCATTTTATGAATATAATGCTACATTAATGGAACCGTGGGATGGTCCTGCTGCAATAGTGTTTACTGATGGCGAAAAAGTAGGGGCCGTATTAGATAGAAATGGTTTAAGACCATCAAGATATTATATAACTAAAGATAGAAGACTGATTTTATCTTCAGAAGTTGGAGCATTAGATATTCCATCAGAAATAATTGAGAAAAAAGATAGATTGAGACCAGGTAGAATGCTAATTGTTGATACAATTAGAAAGGAAATTATTGATGATGAAGAACTAAAGCATACTTATGCTACAGAGCATCCTTATGAAGAATGGCTTGAAGAAAAATTAGTTACTTTAGACAAAATTAATAATGGAAAGACTTTGAAAATAGAATACGACAAAGATACAAGAAAAAGATTAGAAAAAACTTTTGGATATACTTATGAAGAAGTAAAAACAACGATACTTCCTATGGCTGAGAATGGTGCTGAACCACTTGCTGCAATGGGGATAGACGTTCCAATAGCACCATTATCTAAGGAAGCACAACCTTTGTTTAACTATTTCAAACAATTATTTGCACAAGTAACCAATCCACCTATAGATGCAATAAGAGAAGAAATTGTTACAGCTTCTAATATTTATTTAGGACCAGAAGGAAATATTTTAGAAGATAAGTCTTCAAATTGTGAGTTACTTAAGCTTGAGTCTCCAATAATAACTAACGAAGAATTATCAAAAATAAAAGCACTTAATAAGGGAGATTTAAAAACAAAAGTTATAGATATAGTATTTGATAAGGGAAGTTCTTTAGAAGATGCTATAGATGAAATGTTTGATAAAGCACAAGAGGCTTATGAAAAGGGATATACCTTGCTTGTGTTATCTGATAGAAATGTATGTGCAACTAAAGTACCGATACCATCATTACTTGCAGTTTCAGCACTTCATCAATATCTAGTTAAGAAGGGTACTAGAACATCAGTAGGTTTAATACTTGAAAGTGGAGAACCAAGAGAAATTCATCATTTTGCAACATTAATTGGTTTTGGAGCATCAGCCGTAAATCCATATATGGCATATGAATCTTTAAGATCACTTATTGAAGATGGATTACTTGAAGTTGAATATGACAAGGCTGTTTATAATTATAATAAAGCAGTGGTTAAAGGCATAATTAAGATTCTTTCTAAGATGGGAATATCAACAATTCAATCTTATCAAGGAGCTCAAATTTTTGAAGCGGTAGGTATTGGTAAAAAAGTTATAGATAGATATTTTACTAATACAGTAAGTAGACTTGGTGGAATAGGCTTAGAGGAAATTCAAAAAGAGGCTGAAATAAATCATGAAAAAGCTTTTAAGGATAGAACTTATGTAGCAGATTTTCAATTAGATTCACCAGGATATGAAAAGCTAAGATCAGGAGAAGAAAAAGAAGAACATTTATATAATCCTAACACTATACACAAATTACAAAAAGCTACTAAAACTGGAGATTATGAATTGTTTAAAGAATATGCCTCTTTAATTAATGATGAAGACGCAGAATTAACATTAAGAGGATTATTAGAGTTTAATTATAATTCATCAGAAATTCCATTAGAAGAAGTTGAGCCTATATCTGAAATTGTTAAAAGATTTAAAACAGGAGCTATGTCTTATGGATCAATTTCCAAAGAAGCTCATGAAGCGTTAGCTATTGCAATGAATAGAGTTGGAGGAAAATCCAACACAGGTGAAGGTGGCGAAGATAGAGACAGATGGATTACAGATGAAAATGGTGATTCAAGAAGATCTTCAATAAAACAAATTGCTTCTGGTAGATTTGGTGTTACATCTGAATATTTAGTAAATGCTGATGAACTTCAAATAAAACTTGCACAAGGAGCAAAACCAGGTGAAGGAGGTCAATTGCCAGCTACTAAAGTTTATCCATGGGTTGCTAAAACTAGACACTCAACTACTGGTGTAGGACTTATATCACCACCACCACATCATGATATATATTCGATAGAAGATTTGGCACAATTAATTTATGATTTAAAAAATGCCAACATGGATGCAAGAATATCTGTTAAACTAGTTTCAGAATGTGGAGTAGGAACAGTTGCAGCTGGAGTTGCTAAAGGTGGAGCTGATGTAATATTGATTTCAGGATATGATGGAGGAACAGGTGCATCACCTAAGAATTCAATAAAAAATGCAGGACTTCCATGGGAGCTTGGACTTGCAGAAGCACATCAAACATTATTACTTAATGAACTAAGAGACAGAGTAACAGTAGAAGTTGATGGAAAACTTATGACAGGTAGAGATGTTGCAATTGCAGCACTACTTGGAGCTGAGGAATTTGGATTTGCAACAGCACCTTTAGTATCACTTGGATGCGTTATGATGAGAGTTTGTAATTTAGATACTTGTCCTGTAGGAATAGCAACACAAAATGAAGAGCTTAGAAAAAGATTTAAAGGAAAGCCAGAATATGTAGTTAATTTCATGTACTTTATAGCACAAGAATTAAGAGAAATTATGGCAAAGCTTGGATTTAGAAAGATTGATGAAATGATAGGTAGAGTAGATAGATTAAAACAAAAAGAAAATATAAATGGCTGGAAAGCTAAAAATATTGATTTGAGTTCTATACTTTATACTCCGGATAAATTTAAAGGTAAAGTTATTAAATTTGACAAAGCAAACAAATCTGATCATAAATTAAATGAAGTAATAGATGAAACTATATTTGTTAAAAAATGTAAAGAAGCTATAAATGGTAATGAAAATATAAGATTTGAAGTAGATATAACAAATACGGATAGAACCCTTGGAACAATACTTGGATCTGAAGTAACAAAAGTAAATGGAGATAAGGGATTACCAGAAGATAGTATAGTTATTAAATGTAATGGTGGAGCTGGTCAAAGCTTTGGTTCATTTATTCCAAATGGGCTAACCCTTGAAGTTGAAGGTGACGCTAATGATTATTTTGGAAAAGGGTTATCAGGCGGTAAACTTATTGTGTATCCACCAAAGAAAGCTACTTTTATAGCAGAAGAAAATATACTTATTGGAAATGTTGCTTTATATGGTGCAACATCTGGTAAAGTCTTTATAAATGGTATTGCAGGTGAAAGATTCTGTGTAAGAAATTCAGGTGCAACAGCTGTTGTTGAAGGTGTTGGAGCACATGGATGTGAATACATGACTGGAGGAAAAGTTGTTGTCTTAGGAAAGACAGGAATCAATTTTGCAGCAGGAATGAGTGGTGGAGTTGCTTATCTTTATAAAGAAGATGAGAATTTTAAAATTAATATAAATGAAGAGATGATTCTTTTAGAAGAGTTAAGTTTAGAAGATGAAGAAGAGTTAAAAGCGTTATTAGAAGAACATGCTGAAGCTACAGGATCTTCTAAAGGTAATAAAATATTATCTAACTTTGAAAATGAAAAATCTAATTTCATAAAGGTGATACCTAAAGATTATAAAAAGGTGTTAAAAACAGTAGAGAAGTATAAGAACCTTGGATTTAAAGAAGAAGAAGCTTTAATAAAAACATTCCAAGAAATAAAAGGAAGATAG
- a CDS encoding NAD(P)/FAD-dependent oxidoreductase gives MSYELIVIGGGPAGLAAAHEAYTNGIKNILILERDKELGGILNQCIHNGFGLHTFKEELTGPEYASRFIDMLQDTNVEVKLDTMVLNIDEDKTVHAMNSEEGYMTLKTDAVILAMGCRERTRGAINTPGDRPAGVFTAGAAQRYINMEGYMPGKEVLILGSGDIGLIMARRMTLEGAKVKAVVELCPYSNGLNRNIVQCLNDYDIPLYLSHTIIDIVGDTRVEKVVIAEVGPDRKPIKGTEKEFTVDTLLLSVGLIPENELSTNAGIQKDNRTNGLIVTENMETSMDGVFACGNVVHVHDLVDFVTQESKHAGQAAAKYIKKELKKGSYVNIINGQNVNYTVPQKLDVEAVDDKLTVFMRVNNIYHNKALVVRCNGEEIAKFKRTHLAPSEMEKVILSKPLLEKVKGDITISLEDGE, from the coding sequence ATGAGTTATGAATTAATAGTAATTGGTGGAGGTCCAGCAGGACTTGCAGCAGCACACGAAGCATACACTAATGGAATCAAGAATATATTAATCTTAGAAAGAGACAAAGAACTTGGAGGAATCCTAAATCAATGCATACATAACGGATTTGGGCTTCATACTTTCAAAGAAGAGTTAACAGGACCAGAATACGCTAGCAGATTTATCGATATGCTACAAGATACAAATGTAGAAGTTAAATTAGATACTATGGTATTGAATATAGATGAAGATAAAACTGTACATGCAATGAATTCTGAAGAAGGTTACATGACTTTAAAGACAGATGCAGTAATTCTTGCAATGGGTTGTAGAGAAAGAACTAGAGGAGCTATAAATACTCCTGGAGATAGACCAGCAGGTGTATTCACAGCAGGTGCTGCTCAAAGATATATAAACATGGAAGGATATATGCCAGGTAAAGAAGTATTAATACTTGGATCTGGAGATATCGGACTAATAATGGCTAGAAGAATGACACTTGAAGGTGCTAAAGTTAAAGCTGTTGTTGAATTATGCCCATATTCTAATGGATTAAACAGAAACATTGTTCAATGTTTAAATGATTATGATATTCCTCTATACTTATCACACACTATAATTGATATAGTAGGAGATACAAGAGTAGAAAAAGTTGTAATTGCTGAAGTTGGTCCAGATAGAAAACCAATTAAAGGAACTGAAAAAGAATTTACTGTTGATACATTATTATTATCAGTAGGTCTTATTCCAGAAAATGAATTATCAACAAATGCTGGTATTCAAAAAGATAACAGAACTAATGGTTTAATAGTAACAGAAAATATGGAAACTTCAATGGATGGAGTATTTGCTTGCGGTAACGTAGTTCATGTACATGACTTAGTTGACTTTGTTACTCAAGAATCAAAACATGCTGGACAAGCAGCTGCTAAGTACATTAAGAAAGAGCTTAAAAAAGGTAGTTATGTAAATATAATTAATGGACAAAACGTTAATTATACAGTACCTCAAAAACTTGATGTAGAAGCAGTAGACGATAAATTAACTGTATTCATGAGAGTTAACAACATTTATCATAATAAGGCTTTAGTTGTAAGATGTAATGGTGAAGAAATTGCTAAGTTTAAGAGAACTCACTTAGCACCATCAGAAATGGAAAAGGTTATTTTAAGTAAGCCTTTATTAGAAAAAGTTAAAGGTGATATTACAATATCATTAGAGGATGGTGAATAA